The following coding sequences are from one Vibrio syngnathi window:
- a CDS encoding zinc ribbon domain-containing protein, giving the protein MSENICPKCQSELGWDGKYHCESCQAHFTKVGFCPECSSQLEKLQACGAASYFCNGECNELKSKSRVKFEFQPAE; this is encoded by the coding sequence ATGAGTGAAAATATCTGCCCTAAGTGCCAATCAGAGCTAGGTTGGGATGGAAAGTATCACTGTGAAAGTTGTCAGGCACACTTTACTAAGGTTGGGTTTTGTCCTGAGTGCAGCAGCCAACTTGAGAAGCTTCAAGCCTGTGGTGCAGCGAGCTATTTTTGTAATGGTGAGTGTAATGAGCTTAAATCTAAATCGAGAGTAAAGTTCGAATTCCAACCAGCGGAATAG
- a CDS encoding sensor domain-containing diguanylate cyclase translates to MKQQFLLEGHRAVNSLLRKLALGLDRKELNRKIIQLTEQIFGQRMASILLLNPESNTLHLEYAPNLPDFYNQQIEGVGVGAGIGSCGEAAALKKAVMVSNINAHPNWTPFLALTNQANLHACWSVPIISSHGHVLGTFAIYSQYISEPHEFELELLELLASLYSVALEKYELENQLNFFANRDSLTHSLNRRALLREAEQVLTNRCFTEKVMACLFVDVDKFKSINDTFGHSFGDDVLLAVAKVLDEATTACAKIGRYGGDEFVVFSCFDDQESVLNFYRSLERTLEQALYIDGTQFSVSVGLSYDKDPESLEGLIAQADKNMYQIKQAKS, encoded by the coding sequence ATGAAACAACAATTTTTATTAGAAGGTCACCGAGCAGTAAACAGTTTGCTTCGAAAGCTTGCCCTTGGGTTGGATCGCAAAGAATTAAATCGCAAGATCATTCAACTCACCGAGCAGATTTTTGGTCAAAGGATGGCCTCTATCTTATTGCTAAACCCCGAATCGAATACATTACATTTAGAATATGCTCCAAACTTGCCTGATTTTTATAACCAGCAGATAGAAGGGGTGGGAGTTGGTGCCGGAATTGGTTCTTGTGGCGAAGCGGCGGCACTTAAGAAAGCTGTCATGGTCTCCAATATTAATGCACACCCGAATTGGACTCCTTTCTTAGCCTTAACCAATCAGGCCAATCTTCATGCATGTTGGTCAGTGCCAATCATCTCTTCACATGGTCACGTATTAGGTACCTTCGCAATTTACAGTCAGTACATCTCTGAACCTCATGAGTTTGAACTTGAGCTCTTAGAGTTATTGGCTTCTCTGTATTCAGTCGCGCTTGAGAAGTATGAGTTAGAGAATCAACTCAACTTTTTTGCCAATCGGGATTCCCTAACACACAGTTTGAATCGCCGAGCATTGCTGAGAGAAGCCGAGCAGGTGTTAACTAACCGCTGTTTTACTGAAAAAGTGATGGCATGCCTGTTTGTTGATGTCGATAAATTTAAGTCAATAAACGATACGTTTGGCCACAGCTTTGGTGATGATGTGTTGTTAGCCGTTGCAAAAGTGCTTGATGAGGCAACGACTGCCTGTGCCAAGATAGGGCGCTATGGGGGCGATGAGTTTGTCGTGTTCTCTTGCTTTGATGATCAAGAAAGTGTGCTGAACTTTTATCGAAGCTTAGAAAGAACCTTGGAACAAGCGCTCTATATCGATGGCACTCAGTTTTCTGTCAGCGTTGGACTTTCTTATGATAAAGATCCTGAGTCATTGGAAGGCTTGATCGCACAAGCTGATAAGAACATGTACCAAATCAAGCAAGCTAAGTCTTAG
- a CDS encoding metal-dependent hydrolase, producing MAISDLNTPATSMKPTIVITPTITQFCHQTWLLNAKAVYVESDDSKTYLITDVTPFHPVSHIWPDHPADRGFVSVNGEQYIVEDCLVGAIEQSTGKLYIAADIPVKRDTEGWAFVVVHQLPASASMINIGDEVELSVDKEHQASLSRGHSAGHIAFLALNKVLAESYWRKDADRKDPLGSYDFNSYAQVTSFVTPDLCTDKYRLGKTLKKRGLNVADMLANLEGIEADINQMIAAWLAESTSVAMRLEGEALTESRYWEWQLDDETLVSIPCGGTHINNTSELKALSVKLTQLDDQHIEMQTCVSR from the coding sequence ATGGCCATTAGCGATTTGAATACACCTGCGACATCCATGAAACCAACAATAGTCATCACACCAACCATCACTCAATTTTGTCATCAAACTTGGCTGCTCAATGCAAAAGCGGTGTACGTTGAAAGTGACGACAGCAAAACTTACCTGATCACCGACGTGACACCTTTCCACCCAGTGAGCCATATTTGGCCCGATCACCCTGCAGACCGAGGTTTTGTCAGCGTAAATGGTGAACAGTATATTGTTGAAGATTGCCTTGTTGGTGCAATAGAACAATCCACTGGTAAACTTTATATCGCAGCAGATATTCCTGTTAAGCGTGATACGGAAGGGTGGGCGTTTGTGGTTGTTCACCAACTACCTGCATCAGCTTCTATGATTAACATTGGCGATGAAGTCGAGTTGTCGGTTGATAAAGAGCACCAAGCCAGTTTGAGCCGCGGTCATAGTGCCGGACATATTGCTTTCTTAGCCTTGAATAAAGTATTGGCTGAGAGTTACTGGCGTAAAGATGCAGACAGAAAAGATCCACTTGGCAGCTATGACTTCAATAGCTACGCTCAAGTCACTAGCTTCGTTACTCCTGATCTATGTACAGACAAGTACCGCTTGGGTAAAACCTTGAAGAAACGCGGCTTGAACGTTGCAGACATGCTAGCAAACCTTGAAGGTATTGAAGCCGACATCAACCAGATGATTGCGGCCTGGCTTGCAGAGTCGACGTCAGTCGCGATGAGACTGGAAGGTGAGGCGTTAACAGAGTCTCGCTACTGGGAATGGCAGCTAGATGACGAGACTTTAGTTTCTATTCCGTGTGGTGGTACTCACATCAATAATACGTCAGAACTTAAGGCATTATCGGTTAAGTTAACCCAATTAGATGATCAACATATCGAAATGCAGACGTGTGTATCTCGATGA
- the der gene encoding ribosome biogenesis GTPase Der has protein sequence MVPVVALVGRPNVGKSTLFNRLTRTRDALVADFPGLTRDRKYGHAHFSEHDFIVIDTGGIDGTEEGVETKMAEQSLAAIDEADVVLFMVDGRAGLTPSDVAIAKHLRQLEKPSMLVVNKVDGIDPDAASADFWQLGVEDMYQIAAAHGRGVTALIDLALNPFAEALKAESGEVSDLTEFEDEEEEQVDFTEEEAEEEFKRLQDQPIKLAIIGRPNVGKSTLTNRILGEERVVVYDMPGTTRDSIYIPMQRDEREYVLIDTAGVRRRKNINETVEKFSVVKTLKAIEDANVVLLLIDARENISDQDLSLLGFALNAGRSIVIAVNKWDGLDNDVKDRVKKELDRRLGFVDFARIHFISALHGTGVGHLFESVQEAYKSATTRVGTSVLTRIMKMATDDHQPPMVRGRRVKLKYAHAGGYNPPIIVIHGNQVRNLPDSYKRFLMNYYRRSLEIMGTPIRIQFQNSENPFEAKTTKLTISQERKRKRMMSMVKGRK, from the coding sequence ATGGTACCTGTTGTTGCTCTAGTAGGGCGTCCGAACGTAGGTAAATCTACGTTATTTAACCGATTGACTCGAACTCGTGATGCATTGGTTGCGGATTTCCCTGGCTTAACGCGTGACCGTAAATACGGTCATGCTCATTTTAGCGAGCATGACTTTATTGTTATCGACACTGGTGGTATCGACGGTACCGAAGAAGGTGTTGAAACAAAAATGGCTGAACAGTCGCTAGCGGCGATTGATGAAGCTGATGTCGTTCTATTTATGGTAGATGGCCGTGCGGGTCTAACACCTTCAGACGTGGCGATTGCTAAGCACCTTCGTCAACTAGAAAAACCTTCAATGCTAGTCGTAAACAAGGTTGATGGTATCGACCCTGATGCTGCAAGTGCTGATTTCTGGCAACTAGGCGTAGAAGACATGTACCAAATCGCTGCAGCGCACGGTCGTGGTGTAACTGCACTGATTGACCTTGCACTTAACCCATTCGCAGAAGCGTTAAAAGCTGAGAGTGGCGAAGTAAGCGATTTAACTGAATTTGAAGACGAAGAAGAAGAGCAAGTTGATTTCACTGAAGAAGAAGCGGAAGAAGAATTCAAGCGCCTTCAAGATCAACCAATTAAGCTAGCGATCATTGGTCGTCCTAACGTAGGTAAATCAACACTAACTAACCGTATTCTTGGTGAAGAGCGTGTTGTTGTTTACGATATGCCAGGTACCACTCGTGACTCTATCTACATTCCGATGCAGCGTGATGAGCGTGAGTATGTTCTGATTGATACTGCTGGTGTTCGTCGTCGTAAAAATATCAACGAAACAGTTGAGAAGTTCTCAGTGGTTAAAACACTGAAAGCGATTGAAGATGCTAACGTTGTATTACTGCTTATCGATGCTCGCGAGAACATCTCAGATCAAGATCTAAGCTTGTTAGGCTTTGCGTTGAATGCTGGTCGTTCAATTGTTATTGCAGTAAACAAGTGGGATGGCCTAGATAACGACGTTAAAGATCGTGTTAAGAAAGAACTAGACCGTCGTTTAGGTTTTGTTGATTTCGCACGTATTCACTTTATCTCTGCACTTCACGGTACAGGTGTTGGTCACTTGTTTGAGTCTGTTCAAGAAGCTTATAAGTCAGCAACGACTCGTGTTGGTACTTCTGTACTTACTCGTATCATGAAAATGGCGACTGATGATCACCAACCACCTATGGTTCGTGGCCGTCGTGTTAAATTGAAATACGCGCACGCTGGTGGCTACAACCCACCGATTATCGTTATCCACGGTAACCAAGTACGTAACTTGCCAGATTCATACAAACGATTCTTGATGAACTACTACCGTCGTTCACTAGAAATTATGGGTACACCTATTCGCATTCAATTCCAGAACAGCGAGAACCCATTTGAAGCTAAGACAACCAAGCTGACAATTTCTCAAGAACGTAAACGTAAGCGTATGATGAGCATGGTTAAAGGTCGTAAGTAA
- the bamB gene encoding outer membrane protein assembly factor BamB, protein MKKMFPKAALCAIALGLLAGCASEEDTVIMAPVPTVNSEFTPSQEWSTSVGDGVGHYFSKLTPELAYDKVFVASREGMVKALDPETGKELWKVDLEKEVLARLSGGLTAAYGKVFVGSENGEVIAMDESTGEELWRVSVNGEVLASPATESNMVIVHTSRGMLTALDQESGEQKWTISTEVPSLTLRGDSSPVAVSGGVFWGTANGRLAAAIVDRGQLIWQQPVGTPKGATEIDRLVDVDASPVVLGGTLYTVGINGQLIAIDLRSGKPVWKRNYSSAIDLASDGSRLFAVTDKDHVVAVDARSGTELWSTPLLENRLLTAPAIINGYVVVGDTEGYLHWLDRSSGEFVAQQLVDDSGFAVAPIEMPEGYLVTTRNGDVKKLTISQ, encoded by the coding sequence ATGAAGAAGATGTTTCCAAAAGCGGCGTTGTGTGCGATTGCTCTTGGCCTGCTAGCGGGCTGTGCAAGTGAAGAAGACACCGTCATCATGGCGCCAGTACCAACAGTAAACAGCGAATTCACTCCTAGTCAGGAATGGTCTACGTCGGTTGGTGATGGTGTTGGTCACTACTTTTCAAAACTAACGCCAGAATTGGCTTACGACAAAGTATTTGTTGCGAGTCGTGAAGGTATGGTTAAGGCGCTTGATCCTGAAACAGGTAAAGAGCTTTGGAAAGTCGATCTTGAGAAAGAAGTACTGGCTCGTTTATCGGGTGGCTTAACGGCAGCTTACGGTAAGGTATTTGTTGGTTCTGAAAATGGCGAAGTGATCGCGATGGACGAATCAACTGGTGAAGAGCTGTGGCGTGTCTCAGTGAATGGTGAGGTGCTTGCATCCCCAGCAACTGAAAGCAACATGGTTATTGTTCATACCAGTCGCGGCATGCTGACCGCGTTAGATCAAGAAAGTGGTGAGCAAAAATGGACCATCAGTACTGAAGTACCAAGCCTAACACTTCGTGGCGATAGCTCACCTGTAGCTGTTTCTGGTGGAGTATTCTGGGGTACGGCGAATGGTCGTTTAGCTGCAGCTATCGTTGATCGTGGTCAGCTTATTTGGCAACAACCAGTAGGTACACCAAAAGGCGCAACGGAAATTGATCGTTTGGTTGATGTTGATGCATCACCGGTTGTTCTTGGCGGAACCCTGTATACCGTCGGTATCAATGGTCAGCTAATCGCTATCGATCTTCGTTCTGGTAAGCCAGTTTGGAAACGTAATTACTCGTCAGCGATTGATTTAGCAAGTGATGGCAGCCGTTTATTCGCTGTGACTGACAAAGACCATGTGGTTGCGGTTGATGCGCGTAGTGGTACTGAACTTTGGAGCACTCCATTGTTAGAAAACCGCTTACTGACGGCACCTGCTATTATTAATGGTTATGTAGTTGTTGGTGATACGGAAGGTTACCTGCATTGGTTAGATCGTTCATCAGGTGAGTTTGTAGCTCAACAGTTGGTCGATGATAGCGGCTTTGCGGTTGCGCCAATTGAAATGCCTGAAGGCTACTTAGTGACGACTCGCAATGGCGATGTAAAGAAACTAACGATTAGCCAATAA
- a CDS encoding YfgM family protein, which produces MELYDSEEQQVEAIKDWWKENGKAVIFGAVIGLGGLFGWRYYQDSVVEAREAASESYTSAISALDDKGVDAQSDIQAFIDANKDAEYSVLAAMQLAKVQVQAGELAAALEQLEWAQSATKDAALTPLLTYRAARIKAEQGEFDAALIDLEAMTDESWKGRVAELRGDISLRKGDTDAAYSAYSEAQQAADASQTLQIKLDDLAK; this is translated from the coding sequence GTGGAACTTTACGATAGCGAAGAGCAACAAGTTGAAGCCATTAAAGATTGGTGGAAAGAGAACGGTAAAGCCGTAATCTTCGGTGCGGTTATTGGTTTAGGTGGTCTATTTGGTTGGCGCTATTACCAAGATTCAGTCGTTGAAGCGCGTGAAGCCGCTTCAGAAAGCTACACCTCTGCAATTTCAGCGCTAGATGATAAAGGCGTTGATGCTCAATCTGATATTCAAGCTTTTATCGACGCTAACAAAGACGCTGAATACTCAGTACTTGCTGCTATGCAATTAGCAAAAGTGCAAGTTCAAGCGGGTGAGCTTGCAGCAGCACTTGAACAGCTTGAGTGGGCACAATCGGCAACTAAGGATGCGGCACTTACGCCACTACTTACTTACCGTGCAGCACGTATCAAAGCAGAGCAGGGTGAATTTGACGCTGCATTGATTGATCTTGAAGCGATGACTGACGAATCTTGGAAAGGTCGTGTTGCTGAACTGCGAGGTGATATCTCACTTCGTAAAGGCGACACAGATGCGGCTTACAGTGCTTACTCTGAAGCACAACAAGCAGCTGATGCGAGCCAAACGCTTCAAATCAAACTTGACGACCTAGCTAAATAA
- the hisS gene encoding histidine--tRNA ligase: MAKNIQAIRGMNDCLPTQSPLWQKVESAVKSVVSAYGYNEVRMPIVEETNLFSRAVGEETDVVSKEMYTFDDRNGDSLTLRPEGTAGCVRSCIQNSLINRDEQRLWYMGPMFRHERPQKGRYRQFHQCGVEVFGLDGPDVDAELIMMTARLWRELGIDKHVRLELNSIGSQEDRVSYRTALVAFLEQHIDVLDEDCKRRMHTNPLRVLDTKNPDVQAILGDAPRLSEYLGEESKQHFAGLCELLDAVGIEYQVNERLVRGLDYYNRTVFEWITDSLGAQGTVCGGGRYDGLVEQLGGKATNAVGFAMGLERLVLMMETLELTEVRRSVDVYMVAAGEGTMIAGMQLANQLRDNVEGVRVMNHFGGGNFKKQFKRADKVGAVVALVLGENEVADNTVVLKDLVGGEQQTVSQTEVAEKVAALI, translated from the coding sequence GTGGCTAAAAATATCCAAGCAATTCGAGGCATGAACGACTGCCTTCCAACTCAATCACCACTGTGGCAGAAAGTAGAAAGCGCAGTTAAAAGTGTGGTGAGCGCATACGGTTACAACGAAGTACGTATGCCTATCGTTGAAGAGACGAACCTATTTAGCCGTGCGGTTGGTGAAGAGACAGACGTTGTTTCTAAAGAGATGTACACCTTTGATGACCGTAATGGTGACAGCCTAACGCTGCGTCCAGAAGGCACTGCAGGTTGTGTACGTTCATGTATTCAAAACAGCCTTATTAACCGTGATGAACAGCGTCTATGGTACATGGGCCCAATGTTCCGTCACGAGCGTCCTCAAAAAGGTCGTTACCGTCAATTCCACCAATGTGGTGTGGAAGTATTTGGCCTAGACGGTCCAGACGTTGACGCAGAACTTATTATGATGACAGCACGTCTATGGCGTGAGCTAGGTATCGATAAACACGTTCGTCTTGAATTGAACTCAATCGGTTCTCAAGAAGATCGCGTAAGCTACCGTACTGCGTTAGTGGCTTTCCTTGAGCAACACATTGATGTGCTAGATGAAGACTGCAAACGTCGCATGCACACTAACCCTCTACGTGTTCTGGATACTAAGAACCCGGATGTTCAAGCTATCTTAGGTGACGCACCTCGACTATCTGAATATTTGGGTGAAGAATCGAAGCAACATTTTGCTGGTTTGTGTGAACTTCTTGACGCTGTTGGTATCGAATACCAAGTTAACGAGCGTCTAGTGCGCGGTCTAGATTATTACAACCGCACCGTATTTGAGTGGATCACTGACAGCCTTGGTGCTCAAGGTACAGTATGTGGCGGTGGCCGTTACGATGGTCTTGTTGAACAACTAGGCGGCAAAGCAACGAATGCTGTTGGCTTCGCTATGGGTCTAGAACGTCTAGTCCTTATGATGGAAACGCTAGAGCTTACAGAAGTTCGCCGTAGTGTTGACGTATACATGGTTGCTGCTGGCGAAGGTACTATGATCGCGGGCATGCAGTTAGCGAATCAATTACGCGATAACGTTGAAGGCGTACGTGTTATGAACCACTTCGGTGGTGGTAACTTTAAGAAGCAATTCAAACGTGCTGACAAAGTAGGTGCTGTTGTGGCGTTAGTACTTGGTGAGAACGAAGTTGCTGACAATACAGTTGTGCTAAAAGATTTGGTTGGCGGCGAGCAACAAACCGTGTCTCAAACGGAAGTTGCAGAAAAAGTTGCGGCGTTAATCTAA
- the ispG gene encoding flavodoxin-dependent (E)-4-hydroxy-3-methylbut-2-enyl-diphosphate synthase, translating into MQHESPIIRRKSTRIYVGDVPIGDGAPIAVQSMTNTRTTDVAATVAQIRALEKVGADIVRVSVPTMEAAEAFKLIKQQVSVPLVADIHFDYRIALKVAEYGVDCLRINPGNIGNESRIRSVVDCARDMNIPIRIGVNGGSLEKEIQEKYTEPTAEALVESAMRHVDILDRLNFDQFKVSVKASDVFLAVGSYRLLAKQIDQPLHLGITEAGGARAGSVKSAVGLGMLLSEGIGDTLRISLAADPVEEIKVGFDILKSLRIRSRGINFIACPSCSRQEFDVINTVNALEERLEDIVTPMDVSIIGCVVNGPGEAEVSHLGLAGSARKSAFYEDGKRQKERFDNDDLVDKLEAKIRAKASVLDKANRIDVENLED; encoded by the coding sequence ATGCAACACGAATCTCCTATTATTCGTCGCAAATCAACCCGTATTTATGTGGGTGATGTGCCGATCGGTGATGGTGCACCAATTGCTGTGCAATCCATGACCAACACAAGAACAACAGATGTCGCCGCGACCGTCGCTCAAATTCGAGCTTTGGAAAAAGTGGGGGCAGATATCGTTCGCGTATCTGTACCGACTATGGAGGCCGCTGAAGCCTTTAAGCTAATTAAGCAGCAGGTCTCTGTTCCTTTGGTTGCTGATATTCACTTCGACTACCGTATTGCCCTTAAAGTGGCAGAGTACGGCGTTGACTGTCTGCGTATCAACCCAGGAAACATCGGTAACGAAAGCCGTATCCGCTCAGTTGTTGATTGTGCACGTGATATGAATATTCCGATTCGTATTGGTGTTAACGGCGGCTCTCTTGAGAAAGAGATCCAAGAGAAATACACAGAACCTACAGCAGAAGCGCTTGTTGAATCTGCAATGCGCCACGTAGATATCTTAGATCGTCTGAACTTTGATCAATTCAAAGTCAGCGTTAAGGCTTCTGATGTATTCCTAGCTGTCGGTTCTTACCGTTTGCTTGCTAAGCAGATTGATCAACCTCTTCACCTTGGCATTACCGAAGCGGGTGGTGCACGTGCTGGCTCTGTGAAATCAGCGGTAGGTTTGGGCATGCTGCTTTCTGAAGGTATCGGCGATACGCTGCGTATCTCGCTAGCGGCGGATCCTGTTGAAGAGATCAAAGTTGGCTTTGATATTCTTAAATCTTTGCGCATTCGCTCGCGTGGCATTAACTTCATTGCGTGTCCGAGCTGTTCTCGCCAAGAATTCGATGTTATCAACACCGTTAACGCCCTTGAAGAACGCTTAGAAGACATAGTGACTCCAATGGATGTCTCTATCATCGGTTGTGTCGTTAACGGCCCAGGTGAAGCTGAAGTGTCTCACTTAGGCCTTGCGGGTAGTGCACGTAAGAGTGCCTTCTATGAAGACGGTAAGCGTCAGAAAGAGCGTTTTGACAACGATGACCTTGTCGACAAACTTGAAGCTAAGATTCGCGCAAAAGCGTCAGTGCTTGATAAAGCAAATCGCATTGATGTAGAAAACTTAGAAGATTAA
- the rodZ gene encoding cytoskeleton protein RodZ, translating to MNTEHETQTNETVAPVIEAGTLLKNKRESLGLTQKQISDRLKLRVTLIQQIEENQFESDQVATFMRGYIRSYAKYVNLDEKVVLSALHHAGDAQHQEQEMLSFSRKTKTEKHNSRIMILTWSIFAVIAGISSLWWWQNQQQDTLSQSLANTESSEELAVEESLDPDLTSLEVIEAEQNTETSPVTENSDELTEVSSAEDSVTLDPVEVLEETPEAADVASVTAESETVAPEAVVNELVMQFSADCWIQVKDASGKTLSTGIKKAGQTLNLSGTAPYKVILGAPEGVSMTFASEPVDLSGYTSGKVARITLP from the coding sequence ATGAACACAGAACACGAAACACAAACGAATGAAACTGTCGCTCCGGTAATTGAAGCGGGAACGCTCCTTAAAAACAAACGAGAATCTCTTGGTTTAACACAAAAGCAGATTTCTGATCGTTTGAAGCTGCGCGTTACGCTGATCCAACAAATTGAAGAAAACCAATTCGAATCAGATCAAGTGGCTACGTTTATGCGCGGTTACATTCGCTCATACGCGAAATACGTCAATCTTGACGAAAAGGTCGTATTGAGTGCGCTGCATCATGCCGGTGATGCTCAACACCAAGAGCAAGAAATGCTGAGCTTTTCTCGTAAGACAAAAACAGAGAAGCACAATAGCCGTATTATGATCCTTACTTGGAGCATTTTTGCGGTAATTGCGGGTATCTCATCACTGTGGTGGTGGCAGAACCAACAACAAGACACCCTATCTCAATCTTTAGCGAATACTGAAAGCTCAGAAGAGCTCGCTGTAGAAGAATCACTTGATCCTGATCTGACTTCACTCGAAGTGATTGAAGCAGAACAAAACACAGAAACATCTCCTGTTACTGAAAATTCTGATGAGCTTACTGAAGTGAGTTCAGCTGAAGATTCAGTAACTCTTGACCCTGTTGAAGTCCTTGAAGAAACACCAGAAGCAGCAGACGTTGCTTCGGTTACTGCGGAATCAGAGACTGTAGCGCCTGAAGCTGTGGTTAACGAGCTAGTGATGCAGTTCTCTGCTGATTGCTGGATCCAAGTGAAAGATGCTTCGGGCAAAACGTTATCTACTGGCATTAAAAAAGCAGGCCAGACATTAAATCTTTCTGGAACTGCACCATATAAAGTGATTCTGGGTGCGCCTGAAGGCGTATCGATGACATTTGCAAGTGAACCTGTCGACCTTTCTGGGTATACTTCAGGCAAAGTAGCTAGAATAACCTTACCTTAG
- a CDS encoding bifunctional tRNA (adenosine(37)-C2)-methyltransferase TrmG/ribosomal RNA large subunit methyltransferase RlmN: MTTAKVNLLDFDRKGLRKFFTEELNEKAFRAEQVMKWIYHFGVDDFEQMNNINKKLREKLLHRCEIVAPIVSEAQHSADGTIKWAMSVGDQDVETVYIPDGDRATLCVSSQVGCALECKFCSTAQQGFNRNLKVSEIVGQIWRAAREIGLEKETGRRPITNVVMMGMGEPLLNMKNLIPSLELMLDDLGFSLSKRRVTVSTSGVVSGLDQMTDNIDVALAISLHAPNDALRSQIMPINDRWDIQDFLASVRRYIASSNANRGKVTVEYVLLDHVNDDMDHARELAELMKDTPCKINLIPFNPYPGSPYKKPSNSRIDRFQKTLMEYNYTVTVRKTRGDDIDAACGQLVGDVIDRTKRTKMLKAASEANLIAGDVIQVKAV; this comes from the coding sequence ATGACCACAGCTAAAGTCAATCTACTCGATTTTGATCGTAAAGGTCTTCGTAAATTTTTCACAGAAGAACTGAATGAGAAAGCGTTTCGAGCAGAGCAAGTGATGAAGTGGATTTATCACTTCGGTGTCGATGACTTCGAACAAATGAACAACATCAACAAAAAATTACGCGAGAAACTGCTGCATCGCTGTGAGATTGTTGCCCCTATCGTTTCTGAAGCTCAGCACTCAGCAGATGGCACAATTAAGTGGGCGATGAGCGTTGGTGACCAAGACGTTGAAACGGTATACATCCCAGATGGTGACCGTGCGACGCTATGTGTATCTTCGCAAGTAGGCTGTGCGCTTGAATGTAAATTTTGCTCTACGGCTCAACAAGGCTTCAACCGTAATTTGAAGGTTTCAGAGATCGTTGGCCAAATCTGGCGTGCTGCACGTGAAATCGGTTTAGAGAAAGAAACGGGTCGTCGTCCAATTACTAATGTCGTAATGATGGGTATGGGTGAGCCTCTGCTAAACATGAAGAACCTAATTCCATCATTAGAGCTGATGCTTGATGATCTGGGTTTCTCACTGTCTAAGCGTCGTGTAACGGTATCAACATCTGGTGTTGTTTCTGGTCTTGATCAGATGACAGATAACATCGATGTCGCTCTAGCTATTTCTCTACATGCACCAAACGATGCACTACGTAGCCAAATCATGCCGATCAACGACCGTTGGGATATTCAAGATTTCCTAGCGTCGGTTCGTCGCTACATTGCTTCTTCAAATGCTAACCGCGGTAAAGTAACGGTTGAGTACGTTCTGTTGGATCATGTGAATGATGATATGGACCACGCTCGTGAACTTGCTGAGCTAATGAAAGATACGCCTTGTAAGATCAACTTGATTCCATTTAACCCTTATCCGGGTTCGCCTTACAAGAAGCCAAGTAACTCTCGTATTGATCGCTTCCAAAAAACGCTGATGGAATACAACTACACAGTAACGGTTCGTAAAACTCGTGGTGATGATATTGATGCCGCATGTGGTCAGCTGGTTGGTGATGTTATTGATAGAACCAAGCGTACTAAAATGCTGAAAGCCGCCTCTGAAGCTAACTTGATCGCAGGTGATGTGATTCAAGTAAAAGCGGTTTAA
- the ndk gene encoding nucleoside-diphosphate kinase — translation MALERTFSIVKPDAVKRNLVGEIYHRIEKAGLQIIAAKMVRLTEEQASGFYAEHEGKEFFPALKEFMTSGPIMVQVLEGENAIARYRELMGKTNPEEAACGTIRADYAISMRYNSVHGSDSPESAAREIEFFFPESEICPRPAE, via the coding sequence ATGGCTCTAGAAAGAACGTTCTCAATTGTTAAGCCGGATGCAGTTAAGCGTAACCTTGTTGGTGAAATCTACCACCGCATTGAAAAAGCAGGCCTACAGATTATTGCCGCTAAGATGGTTCGTCTTACTGAAGAGCAAGCGAGTGGCTTCTACGCAGAACACGAAGGCAAAGAGTTCTTCCCAGCTCTTAAAGAGTTTATGACTTCTGGTCCTATCATGGTTCAAGTGCTTGAAGGCGAAAACGCGATTGCTCGTTACCGTGAACTTATGGGCAAAACAAATCCAGAAGAAGCGGCATGCGGCACTATCCGTGCTGACTACGCAATCAGCATGCGTTACAACTCAGTACACGGCAGCGACAGCCCTGAATCGGCGGCTCGCGAAATCGAATTCTTCTTCCCAGAATCTGAAATTTGCCCGCGTCCAGCTGAATAA